In Spiroplasma chinense, the DNA window AGCTAAAAGAGTTAAGAAAAACGGAACTGGTAAACTTAAAAGAGGTCATGCTTATAGATCTCACTTAGCACAAAACAAAACCACAAAACAAAAAAGACATCTTAAAAAAGCATCATTCGTATCAGCAGGTGATATGAAACGTCTAAAAGGATTATTACAAAACTAAAAGGTAGGTAAATAGTATGGCAAGAGTAAAATTTGGAAAAGTAACAAGAGCAAGAAGAAAACGTTGAATCAAAAGAGCTAAAGGTTACTACGGAACAAAAAAAGCAAACTACAAGAAAGCACATGAACAAGTTGTACGTTCAATGCATTATGCATTCGTTGGACGTAAACTAAGAAAACGTGATTTTAGAAAACTTTGAATTGTACGTATTAATGCAGCTGTTAGACCTTTAGGTTTAAGTTATTCAAAATTCATGAATGGTGTAAAACTAGCTGGAATTGATATCAACAGAAAAATGTTATCAGAATTAGCAATTCATGAACCAAAACAATTTGAAAAAATTGTAGATGCTTCAAAAAAAGCTTTAAGCGCTAAAAAATAAGATGACAATATATCGAGCATAGCTCGATTTTTTTGCTTCTATATAGAGTTTTGACAGACTTATAAAAAAAGTGATTTAAAAATAGTTTTAAACTTACCTATTTCTTATATAATATATAAATATTGAGGTACTAGAAAAATGGCAAAATTAGATGAAAAAGGAATTATAGAATTTACAGAAGAAGACATTGAAACAGCTTGAAACAATTCACCAGAACTAGTTAATAAAGAAGCACAAGAATTTAGAATGTGTTTTATTTGTAAATTTCACATGAAAAGAAAAGAATTTAATAATTTAGAGTTGGGTAAATTTGGTTGAATACCAGAACCAATAAATATCAAAAATTTTAGTTTTGAAAGCGCAAATTTTGTTGCAATACATCCAGGATGTTCTGAATTTAGACCAAAAGATGATTGTACTAAAATTCTAAATAAAGTAAAAAAAATGCTTTGAGCATTTGATGAAAGTATTTATGAAAATGAAAAATAGGACAGAGTCCTATTTTCTTTTGTAATTTAGACCAGTTAGATTTAATACTTTGGTCATTTTTTTTCTAGCTATTTTTCTAGCTTTTTCTGCACCTTCATTTAATCAATTATCAACTTCATCACTACCAAGTAATTGATTATATCTTGTTTGAATGTCTGTTAATAAAGCTACAACAACTTCACTAACTTCTTCTTTTAAAACGCCATAATCTTTTCCTTCAAAGTGTTTTTCTACTTCATTCATTTCAACTTCTTTTAATGCTGAATATATTGTAAGAAGATTACTTACACCTGGTTTATTTTCAGGATCATATTTAATTATATTTTCAGAATCAGTAACTGCTGATTTGATTTTCTTTTTAACTTCATTTACATCATCTAATAATGCAATAAAACTTTTAGGATTTTCAGCAGATTTAGACATTTTTTTGCTTGGATCTTGTAGGTCCATAATTTTTGAACCTACTTTTGGAGTAAATTCTTCAGGTGTTGAAAACATTTCTCCAAACTTATTATTCATTCTTTCTGCTAAGTTTCTTGTAAGTTCTATATGTTGTTTTTGGTCTTTCCCAACTGGTACAAAAGCAGGGTCATAAAGTAAAATGTCTGCCGCCATTAAAACAGGGTAAGTTAATAGACCAGTTGGAATGAATTCAGTTCCATTTTCAGATTTCATTTTTACTGATTTGTCTTTGAATTGAGTCATTCTTTGTAGCTCACCCAAAGTTGTATTACAAGTTAAAACCCAAGCTAGTAGAGTGTGTTCTAAAACTTCGCTTTGTACAAAAACTGTTGATTTTTTTGGGTCTAAACCACATGCAAAGTATAAAGTAACCATGTTTTTTATATTTCTTCTCAAATCTTCTTTACCAATTGGTGTTGTAATTCCGTGTAAATTTGCAACAAAAACA includes these proteins:
- the rpmI gene encoding 50S ribosomal protein L35 — encoded protein: MPKMKTKRALAKRVKKNGTGKLKRGHAYRSHLAQNKTTKQKRHLKKASFVSAGDMKRLKGLLQN
- the rplT gene encoding 50S ribosomal protein L20 — protein: MARVKFGKVTRARRKRWIKRAKGYYGTKKANYKKAHEQVVRSMHYAFVGRKLRKRDFRKLWIVRINAAVRPLGLSYSKFMNGVKLAGIDINRKMLSELAIHEPKQFEKIVDASKKALSAKK
- the trpS gene encoding tryptophan--tRNA ligase is translated as MEKKRMLSGITTTGQMTLGNYIGAMKNFVSMQDEFEMFVFVANLHGITTPIGKEDLRRNIKNMVTLYFACGLDPKKSTVFVQSEVLEHTLLAWVLTCNTTLGELQRMTQFKDKSVKMKSENGTEFIPTGLLTYPVLMAADILLYDPAFVPVGKDQKQHIELTRNLAERMNNKFGEMFSTPEEFTPKVGSKIMDLQDPSKKMSKSAENPKSFIALLDDVNEVKKKIKSAVTDSENIIKYDPENKPGVSNLLTIYSALKEVEMNEVEKHFEGKDYGVLKEEVSEVVVALLTDIQTRYNQLLGSDEVDNWLNEGAEKARKIARKKMTKVLNLTGLNYKRK